In Helianthus annuus cultivar XRQ/B chromosome 8, HanXRQr2.0-SUNRISE, whole genome shotgun sequence, a single genomic region encodes these proteins:
- the LOC110871856 gene encoding extracellular ribonuclease LE: MKMQSNNPLLLIKLLALHSLLALSAAQDFDFFYFVQQWPGSYCDTKQGCCYPSTGKPSSDFGIHGLWPNRNDGSYPSNCDSSNPFDASKISDLTSHMQTQWPTLACPSNNGLTFWGHEWDKHGTCSESVLNQHDYFATTLSLKNEINLLQALRTAGIQPNGQKYSLSSIKTAIQQASGYTPWVECNNDLSGNSQLYQIYLCVDSSASGFIECPVFPKGSCGSSIEFPSF, translated from the exons ATGAAGATGCAATCCAACAATCCTTTGCTATTGATCAAGCTTTTAGCCTTGCATTCCCTACTCGCTTTATCAGCGGCACAAGATTTCGATTTCTTCTACTTTGTTCAACAG tggccAGGATCGTACTGTGACACGAAACAAGGTTGTTGCTACCCAAGTACCGGAAAACCATCGTCTGATTTCGGAATTCATGGACTTTGGCCCAACAGAAACGACGGTTCATATCCCTCCAACTGTGACTCTAGCAACCCTTTTGATGCTTCCAAG ATTTCGGACCTTACAAGCCACATGCAAACACAATGGCCAACATTAGCATGCCCAAGCAACAATGGGTTAACATTTTGGGGTCATGAGTGGGACAAACATGGGACTTGTTCAGAATCAGTTCTTAACCAACACGATTATTTCGCGACCACACTTAGCCTCAAGAACGAAATCAATCTCCTCCAAGCTCTCAGAACCGCGG GGATTCAACCAAATGGGCAAAAGTATAGTCTTAGTAGCATAAAAACCGCGATTCAACAAGCGAGTGGTTACACTCCATGGGTCGAGTGTAATAATGATTTGTCCGGTAACAGCCAATTGTACCAAATCTACTTGTGTGTGGATTCATCGGCTTCGGGTTTCATTGAATGTCCTGTCTTTCCAAAGGGAAGCTGTGGTTCCTCCATTGAGTTCCCTTCATTCTAA
- the LOC110871857 gene encoding ribonuclease 1, whose translation MKTQSNNPLLLIKLLTLHSLLVLSASQDFDFFYFVQQWPGSFCDTKHGCCYPGTGKPASDFGIHGLWPNRNDGSYPSNCDSSNPFDASKISDLMSQMKSDWPTLSCPSSEGLTFWGHEWDKHGTCSETVLDQHGYFSTALSLKTQINLLQALESAGIHPNGSEYSLRSIRDAVKEASGYTPWIECNTDSSGNSQLYQIYLCVDSSGSGFVECPVFPTGSCGSSIEFPSF comes from the exons ATGAAGACACAATCGAACAATCCTCTGCTGTTGATCAAGCTTTTAACCCTGCATTCCCTACTCGTACTCTCCGCTTCACAAGATTTCGATTTCTTCTACTTCGTTCAACAG TGGCCAGGGTCGTTTTGCGACACGAAACACGGTTGTTGCTACCCGGGTACCGGAAAACCCGCATCGGATTTTGGAATTCATGGACTTTGGCCCAATCGAAACGATGGTTCGTACCCTTCCAATTGTGACTCTAGCAACCCTTTCGATGCCTCCAAG ATTTCAGATCTTATGAGCCAAATGAAGTCAGATTGGCCAACATTATCGTGCCCAAGTAGCGAAGGGCTAACATTTTGGGGTCACGAGTGGGACAAGCACGGGACATGCTCGGAAACCGTACTTGATCAACACGGTTATTTCTCAACGGCTCTTAGCCTCAAAACCCAAATAAACCTCCTCCAAGCTCTCGAGAGCGCCG GGATTCATCCAAACGGGTCAGAGTATAGTCTGAGAAGCATAAGGGACGCGGTTAAAGAGGCGAGTGGTTACACTCCGTGGATCGAGTGCAATACTGACTCGTCTGGTAATAGTCAATTGTACCAAATCTATTTGTGTGTGGATTCATCGGGTTCGGGCTTCGTTGAATGTCCGGTCTTTCCAACGGGGAGTTGCGGCTCCTCTATCGAGTTTCCTTCGTTTTAA